A genomic window from Lotus japonicus ecotype B-129 chromosome 1, LjGifu_v1.2 includes:
- the LOC130728069 gene encoding serine/threonine-protein kinase STY13 isoform X2, with product MSFRERNIGGGDRECEESKSVRQNGSLTTTQLTIDENLLVDPKLLFIGSKIGEGAHGKVYEGRFSRYGDRIVAIKVLNRGRTSEERASLEDRFAREVNMMSRVHHDNLVKFIGACKDPLMVIVTELLPGMSLRKYLMSIRPNLLDRHVAINFALDIARAMDWLHANGIIHRDLKPDNLLLTANQKSVKLADFGLAREESVTEMMTAETGTYRWMAPELYSTVTLRQGEKKHYNNKVDVYSFGIVLWELLTNRMPFEGMSNLQAAYAAAFKHERPGIPDDISPDLAFVVQSCWVEDPNLRPSFSQIIRMLNAFLFTLTPPSPHLPEPENEPEVATTSNGTITSNGTITEFSARNRGKFAFLRHLFSSKRAKN from the exons ATGAGTTTCAGAGAAAGGAACATAGGAGGAGGAGATAGGGAATGTGAAGAATCCAAATCAGTGAGGCAAAATGGGTCTTTAACAACCACACAGCTAACAATTGATGAGAATCTTTTGGTTGATCCCAAACTGCTCTTTATTGGGTCCAAGATTGGTGAGGGAGCTCATGGAAAAGTATATGAAGGAAG GTTTTCCAGGTATGGAGATAGAATTGTTGCGATCAAAGTTCTGAATCGTGGAAGGACCTCAGAAGAAAGAGCTTCCCTTGAAGATCGTTTTGCTCGGGAAGTTAATATGATGTCTCGTGTCCACCATGACAATCTTGTTAAG TTTATTGGAGCGTGTAAGGATCCTCTTATGGTGATAGTTACAGAGCTATTACCAGGGATGTCACTGCGGAAATATTTAATGAGCATCCGTCCTAACCTATTAGACCGTCACGTGGCTATAAACTTTGCCCTTGATATTGCTCGAGCCATGGATTGGCTGCATGCCAATGGGATCATACATAGAGATTTGAAGCCTG ACAATCTCTTGCTCACAGCGAATCAGAAGTCTGTTAAACTTGCAGATTTTGGTCTTGCAAGAGAAGAATCTGTGACTGAGATGATGACTGCAGAAACTGGAACTTACCGATGGATGGCACCAGAA CTGTACAGTACTGTAACATTACGCCAAGGAGAGAAAAAACATTATAACAATAAGGTTGATGTGTATAGCTTTGGAATTGTTTTATGGGAGCTACTAACAAACCGCATGCCGTTTGAGGGGATGTCCAATTTACAGGCTGCGTATGCAGCTGCGTTTAAG CATGAGAGGCCCGGCATTCCAGATGATATATCCCCTGATCTTGCTTTCGTCGTACAATCATGCTGGGTTGAAGATCCTAACTTGAGACCAAGCTTTAGTCAGATCATTCGCATGCTCAACGCGTTTCTGTTCACACTCACACCACCATCCCCTCATTTGCCGGAACCTGAAAATGAACCTGAAGTGGCAACGACAAGTAACGGTACCATTACAAGTAACGGTACCATTACTGAGTTTTCTGCCCGAAACAGAGGAAAGTTTGCTTTTCTCCGCCATTTGTTTTCTTCAAAGAGGGCCAAAAACTAA
- the LOC130728070 gene encoding non-specific lipid-transfer protein 3-like, translating into MMASTFNCLALIICMALGASMLATANLTCCKVKPTMDACKCYVTSGGNVVPQKCCLELMNLKNNVMNSALHRRQACRCIVDAARKLPNLNTTAFSSLPGNCGIRMPYGISVDMNCNNVF; encoded by the exons ATGATGGCTAGCACATTCAATTGCTTGGCTCTCATAATTTGCATGGCGTTGGGCGCATCCATGTTAGCCACGGCTAACTTGACGTGCTGCAAGGTGAAACCTACTATGGACGCATGCAAGTGCTACGTGACCAGCGGTGGAAACGTAGTCCCTCAGAAGTGCTGCCTTGAGCTCATGAACCTGAAAAACAATGTGATGAATTCTGCCCTTCATCGCAGACAAGCTTGCCGGTGCATTGTTGATGCTGCTCGAAAGCTCCCTAATCTCAACACGACAGCATTTTCAAGCCTTCCTGGCAACTGTGGGATCCGAATGCCCTACGGAATCAGCGTCGACATGAACTGTAACAA CGTGTTCTAA
- the LOC130728069 gene encoding serine/threonine-protein kinase STY13 isoform X1 produces MSFRERNIGGGDRECEESKSVRQNGSLTTTQLTIDENLLVDPKLLFIGSKIGEGAHGKVYEGRCRFSRYGDRIVAIKVLNRGRTSEERASLEDRFAREVNMMSRVHHDNLVKFIGACKDPLMVIVTELLPGMSLRKYLMSIRPNLLDRHVAINFALDIARAMDWLHANGIIHRDLKPDNLLLTANQKSVKLADFGLAREESVTEMMTAETGTYRWMAPELYSTVTLRQGEKKHYNNKVDVYSFGIVLWELLTNRMPFEGMSNLQAAYAAAFKHERPGIPDDISPDLAFVVQSCWVEDPNLRPSFSQIIRMLNAFLFTLTPPSPHLPEPENEPEVATTSNGTITSNGTITEFSARNRGKFAFLRHLFSSKRAKN; encoded by the exons ATGAGTTTCAGAGAAAGGAACATAGGAGGAGGAGATAGGGAATGTGAAGAATCCAAATCAGTGAGGCAAAATGGGTCTTTAACAACCACACAGCTAACAATTGATGAGAATCTTTTGGTTGATCCCAAACTGCTCTTTATTGGGTCCAAGATTGGTGAGGGAGCTCATGGAAAAGTATATGAAGGAAG GTGTAGGTTTTCCAGGTATGGAGATAGAATTGTTGCGATCAAAGTTCTGAATCGTGGAAGGACCTCAGAAGAAAGAGCTTCCCTTGAAGATCGTTTTGCTCGGGAAGTTAATATGATGTCTCGTGTCCACCATGACAATCTTGTTAAG TTTATTGGAGCGTGTAAGGATCCTCTTATGGTGATAGTTACAGAGCTATTACCAGGGATGTCACTGCGGAAATATTTAATGAGCATCCGTCCTAACCTATTAGACCGTCACGTGGCTATAAACTTTGCCCTTGATATTGCTCGAGCCATGGATTGGCTGCATGCCAATGGGATCATACATAGAGATTTGAAGCCTG ACAATCTCTTGCTCACAGCGAATCAGAAGTCTGTTAAACTTGCAGATTTTGGTCTTGCAAGAGAAGAATCTGTGACTGAGATGATGACTGCAGAAACTGGAACTTACCGATGGATGGCACCAGAA CTGTACAGTACTGTAACATTACGCCAAGGAGAGAAAAAACATTATAACAATAAGGTTGATGTGTATAGCTTTGGAATTGTTTTATGGGAGCTACTAACAAACCGCATGCCGTTTGAGGGGATGTCCAATTTACAGGCTGCGTATGCAGCTGCGTTTAAG CATGAGAGGCCCGGCATTCCAGATGATATATCCCCTGATCTTGCTTTCGTCGTACAATCATGCTGGGTTGAAGATCCTAACTTGAGACCAAGCTTTAGTCAGATCATTCGCATGCTCAACGCGTTTCTGTTCACACTCACACCACCATCCCCTCATTTGCCGGAACCTGAAAATGAACCTGAAGTGGCAACGACAAGTAACGGTACCATTACAAGTAACGGTACCATTACTGAGTTTTCTGCCCGAAACAGAGGAAAGTTTGCTTTTCTCCGCCATTTGTTTTCTTCAAAGAGGGCCAAAAACTAA
- the LOC130728069 gene encoding serine/threonine-protein kinase STY13 isoform X3, with product MSFRERNIGGGDRECEESKSVRQNGSLTTTQLTIDENLLVDPKLLFIGSKIGEGAHGKVYEGRYGDRIVAIKVLNRGRTSEERASLEDRFAREVNMMSRVHHDNLVKFIGACKDPLMVIVTELLPGMSLRKYLMSIRPNLLDRHVAINFALDIARAMDWLHANGIIHRDLKPDNLLLTANQKSVKLADFGLAREESVTEMMTAETGTYRWMAPELYSTVTLRQGEKKHYNNKVDVYSFGIVLWELLTNRMPFEGMSNLQAAYAAAFKHERPGIPDDISPDLAFVVQSCWVEDPNLRPSFSQIIRMLNAFLFTLTPPSPHLPEPENEPEVATTSNGTITSNGTITEFSARNRGKFAFLRHLFSSKRAKN from the exons ATGAGTTTCAGAGAAAGGAACATAGGAGGAGGAGATAGGGAATGTGAAGAATCCAAATCAGTGAGGCAAAATGGGTCTTTAACAACCACACAGCTAACAATTGATGAGAATCTTTTGGTTGATCCCAAACTGCTCTTTATTGGGTCCAAGATTGGTGAGGGAGCTCATGGAAAAGTATATGAAGGAAG GTATGGAGATAGAATTGTTGCGATCAAAGTTCTGAATCGTGGAAGGACCTCAGAAGAAAGAGCTTCCCTTGAAGATCGTTTTGCTCGGGAAGTTAATATGATGTCTCGTGTCCACCATGACAATCTTGTTAAG TTTATTGGAGCGTGTAAGGATCCTCTTATGGTGATAGTTACAGAGCTATTACCAGGGATGTCACTGCGGAAATATTTAATGAGCATCCGTCCTAACCTATTAGACCGTCACGTGGCTATAAACTTTGCCCTTGATATTGCTCGAGCCATGGATTGGCTGCATGCCAATGGGATCATACATAGAGATTTGAAGCCTG ACAATCTCTTGCTCACAGCGAATCAGAAGTCTGTTAAACTTGCAGATTTTGGTCTTGCAAGAGAAGAATCTGTGACTGAGATGATGACTGCAGAAACTGGAACTTACCGATGGATGGCACCAGAA CTGTACAGTACTGTAACATTACGCCAAGGAGAGAAAAAACATTATAACAATAAGGTTGATGTGTATAGCTTTGGAATTGTTTTATGGGAGCTACTAACAAACCGCATGCCGTTTGAGGGGATGTCCAATTTACAGGCTGCGTATGCAGCTGCGTTTAAG CATGAGAGGCCCGGCATTCCAGATGATATATCCCCTGATCTTGCTTTCGTCGTACAATCATGCTGGGTTGAAGATCCTAACTTGAGACCAAGCTTTAGTCAGATCATTCGCATGCTCAACGCGTTTCTGTTCACACTCACACCACCATCCCCTCATTTGCCGGAACCTGAAAATGAACCTGAAGTGGCAACGACAAGTAACGGTACCATTACAAGTAACGGTACCATTACTGAGTTTTCTGCCCGAAACAGAGGAAAGTTTGCTTTTCTCCGCCATTTGTTTTCTTCAAAGAGGGCCAAAAACTAA